The Aquisalimonas asiatica genome has a segment encoding these proteins:
- the folK gene encoding 2-amino-4-hydroxy-6-hydroxymethyldihydropteridine diphosphokinase: MVRVYVSIGSNIEPARHVRQALQDLRDAFGEMVISPVYASAAVGFDGDDFLNLVVGLDTSASPEAVADALRRIEDANGRVRGPERYAARTLDLDALTYGDQCIRAGRLVLPRKEITRYAFVLRPLADIAGDEVHPELGQTYGALWAAFDASDQPLHRVALDEVNA, encoded by the coding sequence ATGGTACGTGTGTACGTGAGTATCGGCTCCAACATCGAGCCCGCCCGCCATGTCCGGCAGGCGCTGCAGGATCTGCGCGACGCGTTCGGCGAGATGGTGATCTCGCCGGTCTACGCCAGCGCGGCCGTGGGCTTTGACGGCGACGATTTCCTGAATCTGGTGGTTGGGCTGGATACCAGCGCGTCGCCGGAGGCGGTGGCGGACGCCCTGCGCCGGATCGAGGACGCCAACGGGCGGGTGCGTGGTCCCGAGCGCTACGCCGCGCGCACGCTGGATCTTGACGCCCTGACCTACGGCGATCAGTGCATCCGGGCCGGGCGGCTGGTGTTGCCGCGCAAGGAGATTACCCGCTATGCGTTCGTGCTGCGCCCCCTGGCGGACATCGCCGGAGACGAGGTGCACCCGGAGCTGGGGCAGACCTACGGCGCGCTGTGGGCGGCGTTCGATGCCAGTGATCAGCCGCTGCACCGTGTTGCCCTGGATGAAGTGAATGCCTGA
- the folB gene encoding dihydroneopterin aldolase produces MDIVFINELRIDTVIGVRDWERRVRQTLVLDLELAADTATAAESDDVGDALDYDAVTRQLTEHVRDMEHALVETLAEDVAMMLRDEFGIPWLRLRVTKPGAVPGARAVGVVIERGQWPGAA; encoded by the coding sequence ATGGATATCGTCTTCATCAATGAACTCCGGATCGACACCGTCATTGGGGTGCGGGACTGGGAGCGGCGCGTCCGGCAGACGCTGGTGCTGGATCTGGAGCTGGCCGCGGATACGGCCACCGCGGCGGAGTCCGACGATGTCGGCGACGCCCTGGACTACGACGCCGTCACCCGGCAGCTCACGGAGCACGTGCGCGACATGGAGCACGCGCTGGTGGAGACCCTGGCGGAAGACGTGGCCATGATGCTGCGCGACGAATTCGGTATCCCGTGGTTGCGGCTGCGCGTCACCAAGCCGGGCGCCGTGCCCGGTGCGCGTGCCGTCGGCGTGGTGATCGAGCGCGGACAATGGCCCGGGGCCGCCTGA
- the plsY gene encoding glycerol-3-phosphate 1-O-acyltransferase PlsY has protein sequence MIIDVVLIVAAYLFGSISAAILTCRAMGLPDPRSEGSRNPGATNVLRVGNRLAAGITLGGDFIKGTIPVVIGVIAGAGPVTLALIGLAAFLGHLYPVFFRFEGGKGVATGLGVLLGWSWPALLLTIITWLAVAALFRYSSLAALVSFLLAPFFLAYFDQPQAIMLGMLGITLLTYWRHRGNLQSLLNGTEKKIGEKD, from the coding sequence ATGATCATCGACGTCGTGCTCATTGTTGCCGCCTATCTGTTCGGGTCCATCTCCGCGGCCATTCTCACCTGCCGCGCCATGGGGCTACCGGATCCGCGCAGCGAAGGCTCCCGCAACCCCGGCGCCACCAACGTGCTGCGGGTGGGTAATCGCCTTGCCGCGGGCATCACGCTGGGGGGAGATTTCATCAAGGGCACCATTCCGGTGGTCATCGGCGTGATCGCCGGAGCGGGGCCGGTAACCCTGGCGTTGATCGGGCTGGCCGCGTTTCTCGGGCACCTGTACCCGGTGTTCTTCCGCTTCGAGGGCGGCAAGGGTGTGGCGACCGGGCTCGGGGTGCTACTGGGCTGGTCCTGGCCGGCGCTGCTGCTCACGATCATCACCTGGCTGGCGGTTGCAGCGCTGTTCCGCTACTCATCGCTGGCGGCGCTGGTGTCGTTCCTGCTGGCGCCCTTCTTCCTCGCCTACTTCGATCAGCCACAGGCGATCATGCTCGGCATGCTTGGGATTACCCTGCTGACCTACTGGCGGCATCGGGGGAATCTGCAGTCACTGCTGAACGGCACCGAGAAGAAGATCGGCGAGAAGGACTGA
- the tsaD gene encoding tRNA (adenosine(37)-N6)-threonylcarbamoyltransferase complex transferase subunit TsaD, with product MRVLGIETSCDETGVAVYDGSAGLRAHAVHSQVDLHATYGGVVPELASRDHVRRVLPLVEQVLADSGLTADALDGVAYTRGPGLVGALLVGAAVGRSLAWARQLPAIGVHHMEAHLLAPLLEDDPPAFPFVALLVSGGHTMLVQVAGVGRYRLLGESLDDAAGEAFDKTAKLLGLPYPGGPQLEQLARGGEPDRYRFPRPMTDRPGLDFSFSGLKTFTRNLVMASGDDPQARADIARGFQDAVADTLAIKCRRALRQSGTGRLVVAGGVSANQTLRARFDAMAAAEGATVHYPRLALCTDNGAMIAYTGYLRLAGGDRGTNGFNVTARWPLEALVEPGAG from the coding sequence ATGCGCGTTCTGGGAATCGAGACGTCCTGCGACGAGACCGGCGTCGCCGTCTATGACGGTAGCGCAGGGTTGCGCGCGCACGCGGTCCACAGCCAGGTGGATCTGCACGCCACGTACGGCGGCGTGGTGCCGGAGCTGGCGTCGCGGGATCACGTGCGCCGGGTGCTGCCGCTGGTGGAGCAGGTGCTCGCCGACAGCGGTCTCACCGCAGACGCGCTGGATGGTGTCGCCTACACCCGCGGCCCCGGGCTGGTGGGCGCGCTGCTCGTGGGGGCCGCCGTGGGGCGTAGTCTGGCCTGGGCGCGGCAGTTGCCGGCCATTGGCGTGCACCACATGGAAGCCCATCTGCTGGCGCCACTGCTGGAGGATGATCCTCCGGCCTTTCCGTTCGTCGCCCTGCTGGTCTCCGGCGGGCACACCATGCTGGTCCAGGTGGCTGGCGTGGGCCGCTATCGCCTGTTGGGCGAATCCCTGGACGATGCCGCCGGTGAAGCGTTCGACAAGACGGCGAAACTCCTCGGGCTGCCTTATCCGGGAGGCCCGCAGCTCGAGCAGCTCGCCCGCGGTGGCGAGCCGGACCGGTACCGGTTTCCGCGGCCGATGACCGACCGGCCGGGGCTGGATTTCAGCTTCAGCGGCCTCAAGACGTTTACCCGCAACCTGGTCATGGCGTCCGGGGACGACCCTCAGGCCCGTGCCGATATCGCCCGCGGCTTCCAGGACGCGGTGGCAGACACGCTCGCCATCAAGTGCCGGCGCGCGCTGCGCCAGTCCGGAACGGGGCGCCTGGTGGTGGCCGGTGGCGTGAGCGCGAACCAGACGCTGCGGGCGCGCTTTGATGCCATGGCGGCAGCGGAAGGGGCCACGGTGCACTACCCCCGTCTGGCCCTGTGCACGGACAACGGTGCGATGATCGCTTATACGGGCTACCTGAGGCTGGCAGGGGGTGATCGCGGCACCAACGGTTTCAACGTGACCGCGCGCTGGCCGCTGGAGGCGCTGGTCGAGCCGGGTGCGGGGTAG
- the rpsU gene encoding 30S ribosomal protein S21, with protein sequence MPIVKVRENEHFEVALRRFKRSCEKAGILSEVRRREHYEKPTQVRKRKQAAAVKRHAKKLQREQVRRERMY encoded by the coding sequence ATGCCGATCGTCAAGGTACGGGAAAACGAGCATTTCGAGGTCGCCCTGCGCCGCTTCAAGCGCTCCTGCGAGAAAGCCGGCATCCTCTCCGAGGTGCGCCGCCGCGAGCACTACGAGAAGCCCACGCAGGTGCGCAAGCGCAAGCAGGCTGCTGCCGTGAAGCGTCATGCCAAGAAGCTTCAGCGCGAGCAGGTGCGCCGCGAGCGCATGTATTAA
- a CDS encoding GatB/YqeY domain-containing protein yields MSDSALKDRIQTAVKEAMRSGDRSRLGVLRLITAAMKQHEVDQRTDLTDDDVIALLSKMVKQRHESIEQYRAASRDDLAEKEEYELTVLQEFLPQPLTDDEVGELIDQAIAESGAESIRDMGKVMGLLKPRLQGRADMGKASAQLKARLNG; encoded by the coding sequence ATGAGCGATAGCGCCCTGAAGGACCGCATCCAGACTGCGGTGAAAGAGGCCATGCGATCGGGAGACCGATCCCGGCTTGGTGTGTTGCGTCTGATCACCGCTGCCATGAAGCAGCACGAGGTGGACCAGCGCACCGATCTGACCGATGACGACGTGATTGCGCTGCTGAGCAAGATGGTGAAGCAGCGGCACGAGTCCATCGAGCAGTATCGCGCCGCCAGCCGGGACGATCTCGCCGAGAAGGAAGAGTACGAACTCACGGTACTCCAGGAATTCCTGCCCCAGCCACTGACCGATGACGAGGTCGGTGAGCTGATCGACCAGGCCATCGCCGAGTCCGGAGCGGAGTCCATCCGCGACATGGGCAAGGTGATGGGGCTGCTCAAGCCGCGCCTGCAGGGTCGTGCCGACATGGGCAAGGCCAGCGCGCAGCTCAAGGCACGCCTGAACGGTTGA
- the dnaG gene encoding DNA primase, which produces MAGIPDQFIDDLLARVDIVELISSRLAMKKAGANYHALCPFHSEKTPSFTVSPTKQFYHCFGCGAHGTAIRFLMEYDRMSFPEAVETLARQVGMEMPREARSTPNPEATPLYDLLDRAAQAYRTWLRRHGDKDRAVEYLRRRGLSGDVAARYGIGFAPPGWDNLLRELGNEKELVRAGLAIRKEETGSVYDRFRDRIMFPIRDRRGRTVGFGGRVLDQGEPKYLNSPETPVFHKGRELYGLHECLQAQRYPDHMLVVEGYMDVVALAQQGLPNAVATLGTATTTDQVERLFRTTRNVVFCFDGDEAGRQAAWRALENTLPAMRDDRQARFLFLPDGEDPDSLVRQLGADGFRAQVGDALSLSQFLLKELSRDADVQTVDGRARLLERAATTVRRVPPGVFRDLLVDEVARYARVDRVHMERAVGGDGTARPAEDARRPARSAQPQRRTSVRVAVALLLQYPELAARGGEPERFRDLQQPGAPLLGQLLELLQEQPHLTAGAVLERFRGHPHEEALAKLAAWDHLVPEDGVEAEFRGAMARLDALLDEQRLQYLNQQAENGRMTEDEQAEWLDLLRRRKGTTLDTD; this is translated from the coding sequence ATGGCCGGGATTCCGGATCAGTTCATCGATGACCTCCTCGCTCGAGTGGACATCGTCGAGCTGATCAGCTCGCGCCTGGCCATGAAGAAAGCCGGGGCCAACTACCACGCCCTGTGCCCGTTCCACTCCGAAAAGACCCCGTCGTTCACCGTCAGCCCCACCAAGCAGTTCTACCACTGCTTCGGTTGTGGCGCTCACGGCACCGCCATCCGTTTCCTCATGGAATACGACCGGATGAGCTTCCCCGAAGCGGTGGAAACCCTGGCCCGCCAGGTGGGCATGGAGATGCCCAGGGAGGCGCGCAGCACGCCCAACCCGGAAGCGACACCGTTGTACGACCTGCTGGACCGGGCTGCCCAGGCCTACCGGACCTGGCTGCGCCGCCATGGGGACAAGGACCGCGCCGTGGAGTACCTCCGCCGCCGCGGCCTGAGCGGGGACGTGGCCGCGCGCTATGGCATCGGCTTCGCCCCCCCCGGATGGGACAACCTGCTGCGCGAACTGGGCAATGAGAAGGAGCTCGTGCGCGCCGGGCTGGCCATCCGCAAGGAGGAAACCGGCAGCGTCTACGACCGGTTCCGTGACCGCATCATGTTCCCGATCCGCGACCGCCGCGGTCGCACGGTGGGTTTCGGCGGCCGCGTCCTGGATCAGGGCGAACCCAAGTACCTGAACTCGCCGGAGACGCCGGTTTTCCACAAGGGACGCGAGCTGTACGGGTTGCACGAGTGCCTGCAGGCACAGCGCTACCCGGATCACATGCTGGTGGTCGAAGGCTACATGGACGTGGTGGCACTGGCCCAGCAGGGGCTGCCCAATGCGGTCGCAACCCTTGGCACAGCCACCACCACGGACCAGGTGGAACGGCTGTTCCGCACCACCCGCAACGTGGTGTTCTGCTTTGACGGCGACGAAGCCGGGCGTCAGGCGGCGTGGCGCGCCCTGGAGAACACCCTGCCGGCCATGCGGGACGACCGCCAGGCCCGCTTCCTGTTCCTGCCCGACGGTGAAGACCCGGACTCCCTGGTGCGCCAGCTCGGCGCCGACGGATTCCGCGCCCAGGTCGGTGACGCCCTGTCACTGTCGCAATTTCTGCTCAAGGAGCTGAGCCGGGATGCCGATGTACAGACCGTGGACGGTCGCGCACGGCTGCTGGAGCGCGCCGCAACCACCGTTCGGCGCGTCCCGCCGGGCGTGTTCCGCGACCTGCTCGTGGACGAGGTCGCCCGATACGCCCGCGTCGACCGCGTGCACATGGAGCGCGCCGTCGGCGGTGACGGCACGGCCAGACCGGCCGAGGACGCCCGCCGCCCGGCACGCAGCGCCCAGCCACAGCGGCGCACGTCGGTGCGCGTGGCCGTGGCGCTGTTGCTGCAGTACCCGGAACTCGCCGCCCGGGGCGGTGAACCGGAGCGGTTCCGCGACCTGCAGCAGCCCGGGGCGCCGCTGCTGGGCCAGCTCCTTGAATTACTGCAGGAGCAACCGCATCTTACAGCAGGAGCCGTGCTCGAGCGGTTCCGTGGTCACCCCCACGAGGAGGCGCTGGCAAAGTTGGCCGCCTGGGATCACCTGGTGCCCGAGGACGGAGTCGAAGCGGAATTCAGGGGCGCAATGGCGCGCCTGGACGCATTGCTCGACGAGCAACGCCTGCAATACTTGAATCAGCAGGCGGAAAACGGACGCATGACGGAGGATGAGCAGGCCGAGTGGCTCGACCTTCTGCGGCGACGCAAGGGAACAACACTTGACACGGACTGA
- the rpoD gene encoding RNA polymerase sigma factor RpoD yields the protein MTQDQQSQIKQLIAKGKDQGFLTYAEVNDHLPDDIVDPEQIEDIIGMINDMGITVHEVAPDSDELLLNDSAVTTDDEEAAEEAAAALAAVDAEFGRTTDPVRMYMREMGTVELLTREGEIKLAKRIEEGLDQVVTALAAYPESARFLLKGFERVEAEEQRLSDIVANFRDGDEPQEASSTETTLEDTNTEADDDADDNSAADTGPDPEVARELFTRIQELYDETQELLAQGREDSAKLQRQREEMAELFLRIKFPPRILEAMVDQLRKAVERIRRQERVVMENCVRKAGMQRKVFLKSFPGRETDEQWLDEVKARDDVDADRLVEVQDQVRYAQEQMRELQNLSGLDVGEIKEINRRMSIGEAKARRAKKEMVEANLRLVISIAKKYTNRGLQFLDLIQEGNIGLMKAVDKFEYRRGYKFSTYATWWIRQAITRSIADQARTIRIPVHMIETINKLNRISRQMLQEMGREATPDELAERMEMPEDKVRKVLKIAKEPISMETPIGDDEDSHLGDFIEDIGVMSPVDSATREGLKEAVRGVLGGLTPREAKVLRMRFGIDMNTDHTLEEVGKQFDVTRERIRQIEAKALRKLRHPTRSESLRSFLDEQ from the coding sequence ATGACCCAGGATCAGCAGTCACAGATTAAACAATTGATCGCCAAAGGCAAAGACCAGGGCTTCCTGACCTATGCCGAAGTGAACGATCACCTCCCCGATGACATCGTCGATCCGGAACAGATCGAAGACATCATCGGCATGATCAACGACATGGGCATTACCGTCCATGAAGTTGCACCCGACTCCGACGAACTGCTGCTGAACGATTCCGCGGTCACGACGGACGACGAAGAGGCTGCCGAAGAGGCTGCAGCCGCGCTCGCCGCGGTGGACGCCGAATTCGGCCGCACCACGGACCCGGTGCGCATGTACATGCGCGAGATGGGCACCGTGGAGCTGCTCACCCGGGAGGGCGAGATCAAACTCGCCAAGCGCATCGAGGAAGGCCTGGATCAGGTGGTCACCGCACTGGCTGCGTACCCCGAGTCGGCCCGTTTCCTGCTCAAGGGTTTCGAGCGCGTGGAGGCCGAGGAACAGCGCCTGAGCGACATCGTTGCCAACTTCCGGGATGGCGACGAGCCGCAGGAAGCCTCCAGCACCGAAACCACGCTGGAAGACACCAACACGGAGGCCGACGACGACGCTGACGACAACAGCGCCGCGGATACCGGCCCCGACCCGGAGGTGGCGCGGGAGCTCTTCACCCGCATCCAGGAGCTCTACGACGAGACCCAGGAGCTGCTCGCCCAGGGGCGCGAGGACAGCGCCAAGCTGCAGCGTCAGCGCGAGGAGATGGCGGAGCTGTTCCTGCGGATCAAGTTCCCGCCCCGCATCCTGGAAGCCATGGTGGATCAGCTCCGCAAGGCGGTGGAGCGCATCCGCCGCCAGGAGCGCGTGGTCATGGAGAACTGCGTGCGCAAGGCCGGCATGCAGCGCAAGGTCTTCCTGAAGTCCTTCCCCGGCCGCGAGACCGACGAGCAGTGGCTCGACGAGGTCAAGGCGCGGGATGACGTGGACGCGGACCGTCTGGTGGAGGTGCAGGATCAGGTGCGCTACGCGCAGGAGCAGATGCGCGAGCTGCAGAACCTCTCCGGCCTGGACGTGGGCGAGATCAAGGAGATCAACCGGCGCATGTCCATCGGCGAGGCCAAGGCCCGCCGCGCCAAGAAAGAAATGGTCGAGGCCAACCTGCGCCTGGTGATCTCCATCGCCAAGAAGTACACCAACCGCGGCCTGCAGTTCCTGGACCTGATCCAGGAAGGCAACATCGGCCTGATGAAGGCGGTGGACAAGTTCGAATACCGGCGCGGTTACAAGTTCTCCACCTACGCCACGTGGTGGATCCGCCAGGCGATCACGCGCTCCATCGCGGACCAGGCGCGCACCATCCGCATCCCGGTGCACATGATCGAGACCATCAACAAGCTGAACCGGATCTCCCGGCAGATGCTCCAGGAGATGGGCCGGGAAGCGACGCCGGACGAGCTCGCCGAGCGCATGGAGATGCCCGAGGACAAGGTGCGCAAGGTGCTCAAGATCGCCAAGGAGCCCATCTCCATGGAGACGCCCATTGGCGACGACGAGGACAGCCACCTGGGCGACTTCATCGAGGACATCGGCGTCATGTCGCCGGTGGACTCTGCCACCCGCGAGGGCCTGAAAGAGGCCGTGCGGGGCGTGCTCGGCGGCCTGACCCCGCGTGAGGCGAAAGTGCTGCGCATGCGCTTCGGGATCGACATGAACACCGACCACACCCTCGAGGAAGTGGGCAAGCAGTTCGACGTCACCCGCGAGCGTATCCGGCAGATCGAGGCCAAGGCCCTGCGCAAGCTGCGCCATCCGACCCGCTCGGAATCCCTGCGCAGCTTCCTGGACGAGCAGTAA
- a CDS encoding efflux RND transporter periplasmic adaptor subunit translates to MNGLRARLLNSTTLVFVAIVTIIVVWIGSGVLTRGPAPEPQAPAERVPTVAASWSEAGPVTREISLYGDVEPNQIAMLRARTEGIVEEVVASGTRVTAGEAIGQLSTDDRQARLARSRAQLASAQRDYDSAMDLVEGGFVSRSEAQTRLAELEAARADLRAIELEIDNTTLRAPIDGVVNRVESELGSYVAVGGEVLQIVDNDPLIAVVHVHQAAAPRLRTGMDTRVRFIGGGQREGSIRFIAPIADATTRTFRVEVEIDNSDGALPSGLSAEVIIPTDTVDAHRVSAALIRLDAQGRIGLQTVDDENRIAFTPVDIVRARADGIWVTGLPERARIVTISQGMLSPGQIVDVRETPEDYLNTGREPR, encoded by the coding sequence TTGAATGGACTGCGCGCCCGGCTGCTCAACTCCACCACCCTCGTATTCGTCGCCATCGTCACCATCATCGTGGTGTGGATCGGCAGTGGCGTGCTCACGCGCGGCCCCGCGCCGGAGCCGCAAGCGCCGGCGGAGCGCGTGCCCACCGTTGCCGCAAGCTGGAGCGAAGCCGGCCCGGTGACCCGCGAAATCAGCCTCTACGGTGATGTGGAGCCGAACCAGATCGCCATGCTCCGGGCGCGCACGGAGGGCATTGTCGAGGAGGTGGTAGCGTCCGGTACGCGGGTTACCGCCGGAGAGGCGATCGGCCAGCTCTCCACGGACGACCGGCAGGCGCGGCTGGCGCGATCGCGGGCCCAGCTCGCCTCGGCGCAGCGGGACTACGACAGCGCCATGGACCTGGTGGAGGGCGGGTTCGTGTCACGCTCCGAGGCCCAGACCCGGCTGGCGGAGCTGGAGGCCGCCCGCGCCGACCTGCGCGCCATCGAGCTGGAGATCGACAACACCACGCTGCGCGCGCCCATCGACGGTGTGGTCAACCGCGTCGAATCAGAGCTGGGCAGCTACGTCGCGGTCGGCGGCGAGGTGCTGCAGATCGTCGACAACGACCCGCTGATCGCGGTGGTTCACGTGCACCAGGCGGCGGCGCCGCGGCTGCGCACCGGCATGGACACCCGGGTGCGCTTCATCGGCGGCGGCCAGCGCGAAGGCAGCATCCGCTTCATTGCCCCCATCGCCGACGCCACCACGCGCACGTTCCGCGTCGAGGTGGAGATCGACAACAGCGACGGCGCCCTGCCCTCCGGCCTCAGCGCCGAGGTGATCATCCCCACCGACACGGTGGACGCCCACCGGGTCTCCGCCGCCCTGATCCGCCTCGACGCCCAGGGGCGGATCGGCCTGCAGACCGTCGATGACGAGAACCGCATCGCCTTTACGCCGGTGGACATCGTCCGCGCCCGGGCCGACGGCATCTGGGTCACCGGCCTTCCGGAGCGGGCGCGGATTGTCACCATCAGCCAGGGCATGCTCAGCCCCGGGCAAATCGTGGATGTGCGTGAGACTCCCGAGGATTACCTGAACACTGGCAGGGAGCCGCGCTGA